A single Bacillus sp. HMF5848 DNA region contains:
- a CDS encoding glycosyltransferase has translation MKTIAYYISDYGFGHVTRSTALIRQLLQCDDTIHIIVNHSYGLDFLRKALVSDRVSFRERETDIGFFLKEGSIQPDRERLRAEYEKYIAAKPSFIKEEIAFLQSQRVDAVVSDIFPWPFEAAKAVGLPGIGVSNFTWYTAYLDLLTEEELTPLKEAYQCMSAFIEIEPCVEPTWADNVVPHSFFARAIDAEEVNRIRQNADPTGTKQLIYFGLGMKIDAGRLDELPLWSSDNCHFIVAWNTDVDGPNITKIPRDYLETQNYVAAADLAISKPGWSTVAEALTAQVPLLLVEREGMREDAQTIAYLRERQLCHTVRWEQLREFKIDDALLQSTKAQQRIEVQQEARDIAVDILRLIN, from the coding sequence GTGAAAACAATAGCTTATTATATTTCTGATTACGGATTTGGGCATGTCACACGTAGTACGGCGTTAATTAGGCAGTTACTACAATGTGATGACACAATTCATATTATAGTGAATCATTCGTATGGCCTCGATTTTCTTCGTAAGGCGCTTGTATCGGATCGTGTTAGCTTTCGTGAGCGCGAGACAGATATCGGCTTTTTTCTGAAAGAAGGCTCGATTCAACCAGACCGGGAGCGACTTCGTGCGGAGTATGAGAAGTACATAGCAGCAAAGCCCTCTTTTATAAAAGAGGAAATTGCTTTTCTACAGTCACAACGTGTGGATGCGGTTGTATCAGATATTTTTCCTTGGCCATTTGAAGCTGCGAAAGCTGTCGGATTACCAGGAATTGGTGTGTCCAATTTCACTTGGTACACCGCATATTTGGATTTGCTCACAGAAGAAGAACTCACCCCACTGAAGGAAGCGTATCAATGTATGAGTGCTTTTATTGAGATTGAGCCATGTGTTGAGCCGACATGGGCGGATAATGTTGTTCCTCATTCCTTTTTTGCTAGGGCGATTGACGCAGAAGAAGTGAACCGAATACGTCAGAACGCTGATCCTACCGGTACAAAACAGCTTATATATTTTGGCTTAGGTATGAAAATTGATGCGGGGCGACTAGATGAGTTGCCATTATGGAGCAGCGACAATTGCCATTTTATCGTTGCTTGGAATACAGATGTGGATGGACCAAACATTACAAAAATTCCGCGAGACTACCTTGAAACGCAAAACTATGTCGCGGCGGCGGACCTTGCCATTTCAAAGCCGGGCTGGAGTACGGTTGCGGAAGCATTAACAGCCCAAGTACCTTTGTTGCTAGTAGAACGAGAGGGAATGCGAGAAGACGCGCAAACAATAGCCTATCTACGCGAACGACAGCTTTGTCATACAGTGAGGTGGGAGCAATTACGAGAATTTAAAATCGACGATGCATTGCTTCAATCTACCAAAGCGCAACAACGAATTGAAGTACAGCAAGAAGCTAGAGATATTGCCGTGGACATTTTACGATTAATCAATTAA
- a CDS encoding GGDEF domain-containing protein has translation MTKQDKAFYNQRNTIIFTLILLFFSTQVMFNIIQEGIASIFPPAFVFIGFASVVLLLIVKQICPVLMMYLIVVLMYVYFFFLLLDSPYLVNYIFMWLGLIMSTMYQNYRIILIASAASTILTIYTFFYLHEEIFPNVVLEDLTYLILFGVFVSSFLLVFIKYSLRLWQDAVIAKEKLQYTLENTDISTWSLELKTGCIQLSNPLVCMRAIPEQFSIKQLTNYISSEQHTTVEQAYNSMKKGNRETIELKIVSQDRVFWFQCRGIPIMNNFGSVVRIEGVMLDVTKQKETEEHMKKLAYHDHLTGVANRLKLQHTFSLLKDINSHSIAVLFIDLNFFKHINDTYGHDIGDILLQKVAIHLKDQLREVDTLARIGGDEFVALLSNVTDEQAVAIMNRIHETLEKPFSVQNNLIPVSASIGVSMYTDEQQTLEQLIKQADKAMYEDKRS, from the coding sequence ATGACAAAACAAGATAAAGCATTTTACAATCAGAGGAATACTATTATTTTCACGTTAATTCTATTATTTTTTAGTACGCAAGTAATGTTTAATATTATACAAGAAGGGATAGCGAGTATATTTCCTCCGGCCTTTGTTTTTATTGGCTTCGCTTCTGTAGTCCTTTTATTAATAGTCAAACAGATTTGTCCTGTGCTTATGATGTACCTTATTGTTGTTCTAATGTATGTTTATTTTTTCTTTTTGTTACTAGATTCGCCTTATCTCGTGAACTACATATTTATGTGGTTAGGGTTAATTATGAGCACTATGTATCAAAATTATCGAATCATTTTGATAGCTAGTGCAGCCTCGACAATTCTCACGATCTATACATTTTTCTATCTTCATGAAGAAATATTCCCAAACGTGGTGCTCGAGGACTTAACATATTTAATTCTTTTTGGCGTATTTGTATCATCCTTTTTACTAGTGTTTATTAAATACAGCTTACGATTGTGGCAGGATGCTGTGATAGCTAAAGAAAAACTTCAGTACACGCTGGAAAATACAGACATAAGCACATGGTCTCTAGAACTGAAAACAGGTTGTATTCAATTGTCTAATCCACTTGTTTGTATGCGTGCCATACCGGAGCAATTTTCAATCAAACAATTGACGAATTACATCTCAAGTGAGCAACACACCACTGTTGAGCAGGCTTATAATTCTATGAAAAAAGGAAATAGAGAGACGATAGAACTTAAGATAGTGTCGCAGGATCGCGTGTTTTGGTTTCAGTGCCGCGGTATCCCAATTATGAATAATTTCGGCTCTGTCGTCCGTATCGAAGGTGTTATGCTTGATGTAACAAAGCAAAAAGAGACAGAGGAGCACATGAAAAAATTAGCATACCATGACCATTTAACCGGTGTGGCAAACAGGTTAAAGCTGCAGCACACTTTTAGTCTATTAAAAGATATAAATAGTCATTCCATCGCAGTTTTATTTATAGACCTCAACTTTTTTAAACACATAAATGATACATACGGACACGATATAGGAGATATACTTTTGCAAAAAGTCGCAATCCACCTAAAAGATCAACTTCGTGAAGTAGATACGCTCGCTCGTATTGGAGGCGACGAATTTGTCGCACTTTTATCAAATGTAACCGATGAACAAGCTGTTGCGATTATGAACCGCATCCATGAAACATTAGAAAAACCTTTTTCGGTTCAAAATAATTTAATCCCTGTTTCAGCGAGTATCGGTGTATCTATGTATACTGATGAACAACAAACACTCGAACAATTAATTAAACAAGCTGATAAAGCGATGTACGAGGACAAAAGAAGCTAG
- a CDS encoding HD-GYP domain-containing protein yields the protein MTRISFDLVGFTLDEDVFSDFGLLLLSKGTRLTERHIIILQNHMGSQHVKVTREINEPFIQENPLHSRITSIEQAYSESITKMRDLFNLFNITNQVPSIKEIETIYTPLLHNILKEDNLFCLLDILEDSQYFTYTHSINVSIISAIIGKLLGKTKDELFTIAEMGIFHDLGKLSIPSEIINKPEALNDNEWHMVKNHPLYGAKLIQQIGEKRLAIMEAALYHHERLDGTGYPKKLTGGQIPHLVQIISIADVFDAIASSRPYKKCHSHVRAVLEIMRDTYDGKFNPAITIPFVRYVMRQYVRKKVRLSDGRTGEVIFIHDHEPHKPLIKLESNKYIDLRRETSIRVIDLV from the coding sequence ATGACGAGAATATCTTTTGATTTGGTAGGTTTTACTTTAGATGAGGATGTTTTTTCAGACTTTGGTTTGCTTTTGCTAAGCAAAGGTACGCGTCTAACAGAGAGGCATATAATAATTCTTCAAAATCATATGGGAAGTCAGCATGTGAAGGTAACTCGTGAAATAAATGAGCCCTTTATTCAAGAAAACCCACTTCATTCTAGAATAACATCTATTGAGCAGGCGTACAGTGAAAGTATCACAAAGATGAGAGATTTATTTAATCTTTTTAATATCACCAATCAGGTCCCATCAATTAAAGAAATTGAAACCATTTATACACCATTATTACATAATATACTGAAAGAAGATAATTTATTTTGTTTACTTGATATTTTGGAAGATTCCCAGTATTTCACATACACGCATTCAATCAATGTGTCTATTATTTCAGCTATTATTGGGAAGCTTTTAGGAAAGACGAAAGATGAGTTATTCACCATAGCTGAGATGGGTATTTTTCATGATTTAGGTAAGTTAAGCATTCCTAGTGAGATAATAAATAAACCTGAGGCTTTGAACGATAACGAATGGCACATGGTAAAAAATCACCCATTGTATGGTGCAAAGCTTATTCAACAAATAGGAGAAAAACGTCTTGCTATTATGGAAGCTGCTTTATACCATCATGAGAGATTAGATGGAACGGGGTATCCTAAAAAATTAACAGGTGGACAAATTCCGCACCTTGTTCAAATTATATCTATAGCGGATGTGTTTGATGCAATAGCTTCAAGTCGTCCATATAAAAAGTGCCACTCTCACGTTCGAGCTGTCTTGGAGATAATGAGAGATACTTACGATGGAAAGTTCAATCCAGCTATTACTATTCCTTTTGTACGCTATGTAATGAGGCAATATGTACGGAAGAAAGTCAGGTTAAGTGATGGTAGAACTGGTGAGGTTATCTTTATTCATGATCACGAGCCTCATAAACCACTAATAAAACTAGAGAGTAATAAATATATAGATTTACGAAGGGAAACGAGTATTCGCGTAATTGATTTAGTCTAA
- a CDS encoding penicillin acylase family protein codes for MSETTVVKRSFLPKRRSSRILVITLLIIAALLLTTITSAYLYLRLSLPATRGTITLSELENPVTVYRDENGVPHIEASNLHDLYVAQGFVTAQDRLFQMDLSRRQASGLLSEVMGEGLLERDKFFRTFGLRRAAEASYEIYSPKAKQILQWYADGVNAFMENENLPVEFTLAGYKPSEWTPIDSLTIGKYMAYDLGGHWTGQAFRHYLLQNFSEDKALELFPTYPEDGALNIEEIKLSSIDIAESFAGAHIPNEYNGSNNWVVAGEKTESGLPLLADDPHLGLGTPSIWYETHLKSEDVNVSGVIFAGVPGIIVGRNDYIAWGVTNVGPDVQDLYIEKRNPDNPYEFLYKNTWEQAEVVKETIPVKDSEPVEYEIVITRHGPIFSEFALPEASDTALALKWTGHMASTELEAVLEMNRATNWDEFKEALTYFHTPAQNFVFASTDGTIAYRANGLIPIREKGNSIVPVPGWTGEYEWNGFIPWDELPTTVNPEEGFVATANNKVIGDSYPYHLSNTWAEPYRQERIQEVLRSKDKLSVEDMKALQNDFYSKQAEQLLPVLLDELKAKQSELTDVEQEAMELLAQWNYVEDVSLPQPLVFGIWMEEYVDYLFEDRFPEDIYKLMEGEDLIVADMIVSANNGDVSSWMSDKGGLEQVTVETYKIAVARSVEEQGSNPEKWQWGEFHQVYFDHPLSAIEPLHLFFDPKGPVPMGGGQKTVGRAGWNEDTGIVTHGAPWRTVVDLSDMTKSWNVVAPGQSGHRLSRWYGDQIDEWTSGQYHATYIEGYENTNHRLVLKPK; via the coding sequence TTGTCAGAAACAACAGTAGTAAAACGATCATTCTTGCCGAAACGGCGTTCTTCTCGGATTTTAGTTATCACTTTACTAATCATTGCCGCACTTCTACTCACTACTATTACAAGCGCCTACCTTTATCTACGATTAAGTCTACCTGCTACAAGAGGAACTATTACTTTATCCGAACTAGAAAATCCTGTCACTGTGTACCGTGACGAGAATGGTGTCCCACACATTGAAGCATCCAATTTACATGATCTATATGTGGCTCAAGGATTTGTTACTGCACAGGATCGCCTATTTCAGATGGATTTAAGTCGGCGACAGGCATCGGGGCTGTTAAGCGAGGTAATGGGTGAAGGACTGTTAGAAAGGGATAAATTTTTCCGCACGTTTGGCTTACGCCGCGCAGCCGAGGCATCATACGAAATTTACTCACCGAAAGCAAAGCAAATTTTACAATGGTATGCTGATGGGGTTAATGCTTTTATGGAAAATGAGAATTTACCGGTGGAATTTACGTTAGCTGGCTATAAGCCTAGTGAATGGACGCCGATTGACTCATTAACAATCGGAAAATATATGGCTTATGACTTGGGAGGCCATTGGACTGGTCAAGCCTTTCGCCATTACTTACTACAAAATTTTTCAGAAGACAAAGCGCTTGAGCTGTTTCCTACATATCCGGAGGATGGGGCTTTAAATATTGAGGAAATAAAGCTAAGCTCGATTGATATTGCAGAAAGCTTTGCTGGTGCGCACATTCCGAATGAATATAATGGTAGTAATAACTGGGTCGTGGCTGGGGAGAAAACTGAATCTGGACTGCCACTATTAGCGGATGACCCGCATCTCGGTCTAGGGACACCATCAATATGGTATGAAACGCATTTAAAATCAGAAGATGTAAATGTGAGTGGGGTTATTTTTGCAGGAGTACCAGGAATTATTGTCGGACGAAACGATTATATTGCTTGGGGTGTGACGAATGTCGGACCGGATGTGCAAGATTTATATATTGAAAAAAGAAATCCAGACAATCCGTATGAATTTTTATATAAGAATACATGGGAGCAAGCGGAGGTTGTAAAAGAAACGATTCCGGTTAAAGATAGTGAGCCTGTTGAATATGAAATAGTAATCACTCGACACGGCCCGATTTTCTCTGAATTCGCTCTGCCGGAAGCGAGTGACACGGCACTTGCTTTGAAGTGGACGGGGCATATGGCGTCAACGGAGCTTGAAGCTGTGTTGGAAATGAATCGGGCGACAAACTGGGATGAGTTTAAAGAAGCCCTCACATATTTCCACACACCGGCACAAAACTTTGTGTTCGCGTCGACAGATGGCACGATTGCATATCGTGCAAATGGTTTAATTCCTATTCGTGAAAAAGGCAATAGCATAGTGCCTGTGCCTGGCTGGACAGGAGAATATGAGTGGAACGGATTTATCCCGTGGGATGAGCTGCCAACGACTGTGAATCCTGAGGAAGGCTTTGTTGCGACAGCGAATAATAAGGTGATAGGCGATTCGTATCCATATCATTTATCAAATACGTGGGCTGAGCCGTATCGCCAGGAGCGTATTCAAGAGGTGCTGCGTAGCAAGGATAAACTTTCGGTAGAAGATATGAAAGCACTACAAAATGATTTTTATAGCAAGCAAGCGGAACAGCTCTTACCAGTTTTACTCGATGAGTTAAAAGCAAAGCAAAGTGAGCTAACGGATGTGGAGCAGGAGGCTATGGAGTTACTTGCGCAGTGGAACTATGTCGAGGATGTCTCACTTCCGCAACCACTTGTGTTTGGAATTTGGATGGAGGAGTATGTTGATTATTTATTTGAGGACCGCTTTCCAGAAGATATTTATAAATTAATGGAGGGCGAGGATTTGATTGTAGCTGACATGATTGTCTCGGCTAATAACGGTGACGTTAGTTCATGGATGTCTGACAAAGGTGGGTTAGAGCAGGTTACCGTTGAAACATACAAAATCGCTGTCGCACGTTCCGTTGAGGAACAGGGAAGCAACCCGGAAAAATGGCAGTGGGGAGAGTTTCATCAAGTATATTTTGATCACCCGTTGTCTGCTATTGAGCCGCTTCATTTATTTTTTGATCCTAAAGGGCCTGTGCCAATGGGAGGCGGGCAGAAGACAGTTGGTCGTGCCGGCTGGAATGAGGACACCGGAATTGTCACACATGGGGCGCCTTGGCGAACGGTCGTAGATTTAAGCGACATGACAAAATCCTGGAATGTGGTCGCACCAGGGCAATCAGGTCATCGACTCAGCCGTTGGTACGGCGATCAAATAGACGAATGGACTAGTGGACAATATCATGCCACATATATAGAAGGCTATGAAAATACAAATCATAGACTCGTGCTAAAGCCGAAATAA
- a CDS encoding methyl-accepting chemotaxis protein: MGVIEELKMSDIKKKNILLYVVFSISLVAATGQMLVGQEIDKVIFYGSEIIIFSLLLVLLQFILKRPNIFPYASILLVYSYAISAIFILEPSGELLIVILFLALISSLHLNKRVFVLGYSLGLVGIVLSKIFSQSDVEIFPTLTLIYVLSGVVLWVVIHMNTQQFNQLQKVLTATEEESMQKEKQTQQLEENVSSILEAISSVNQQIQTSVTSQSEMKHAIQEISSGSQMQSEQIGAISQNAVETMHSMESLHDLTLEIQTDIEKANTTVAEGDERISEFADDIMLLQKTISDLQKTFHALTSTIQETNNFTSIIQGITEQTSLLALNASIEAARAGEAGKGFSVVASEIRKLAEVTRETTEKINQNLGRLNLHNSEAVSKMNESSISINQGVESTHVVTSIFDSVKATFEKLNKHFIELTNTAHNVKHKTESVEVSTNELAAVIEQSSASLEEMSATVETLATDNNTIAHFMAQTSEKAEAIRATIN, from the coding sequence ATGGGTGTTATAGAGGAATTAAAAATGAGTGATATTAAAAAGAAAAACATATTGTTATATGTAGTGTTTTCAATCTCATTAGTAGCTGCCACTGGACAAATGTTGGTTGGACAAGAGATTGATAAAGTTATTTTTTATGGTAGTGAAATCATAATCTTTAGCCTGCTGTTAGTCTTGTTACAGTTTATATTAAAACGACCTAATATTTTTCCTTACGCTAGTATTCTCTTAGTATATTCCTATGCCATTTCTGCCATATTTATTTTGGAGCCAAGCGGGGAGCTTTTAATAGTTATTTTATTTTTAGCTTTAATTTCTTCTCTTCATTTAAATAAGAGAGTATTTGTCCTTGGATATAGTTTAGGATTAGTAGGGATCGTTCTTAGTAAAATTTTCTCTCAGAGTGATGTTGAAATTTTTCCAACTCTGACTTTAATATATGTTTTGAGTGGGGTTGTATTATGGGTTGTGATCCATATGAATACACAACAATTTAATCAACTACAAAAAGTCCTTACCGCAACAGAGGAAGAGAGTATGCAAAAAGAAAAACAGACGCAACAGCTTGAAGAGAATGTTTCATCTATTCTAGAGGCTATTTCTAGTGTGAATCAGCAAATTCAAACTAGTGTAACTTCACAAAGTGAAATGAAACATGCCATTCAAGAGATTTCCTCTGGTAGTCAAATGCAGTCAGAGCAAATAGGTGCTATCTCTCAAAACGCTGTTGAAACAATGCATTCAATGGAGTCGCTACATGATTTAACTTTAGAAATTCAGACGGACATAGAAAAGGCTAATACTACTGTTGCAGAAGGTGATGAACGAATAAGTGAGTTTGCAGATGATATAATGCTTTTACAAAAAACAATTTCAGATTTACAGAAGACGTTCCATGCGCTAACTTCTACTATTCAAGAGACAAATAATTTCACATCAATCATACAAGGAATTACAGAACAAACTAGTTTGTTAGCACTTAATGCTTCTATTGAAGCTGCAAGAGCGGGTGAGGCGGGTAAAGGTTTTTCAGTAGTAGCATCGGAGATAAGAAAGCTTGCAGAAGTAACAAGGGAAACTACCGAAAAGATTAATCAAAATCTTGGGCGTTTAAACTTACACAACTCGGAAGCTGTTTCGAAAATGAATGAAAGTAGTATAAGTATTAACCAGGGTGTTGAGTCAACGCATGTTGTTACTTCGATTTTTGATAGTGTAAAAGCAACATTTGAAAAGTTAAATAAGCACTTCATAGAATTAACCAATACGGCTCATAATGTAAAACATAAAACAGAAAGTGTAGAGGTTTCAACGAATGAGTTAGCAGCTGTCATAGAGCAATCGTCTGCTAGTTTAGAAGAGATGAGCGCAACAGTCGAAACACTTGCAACAGACAATAATACGATTGCACATTTTATGGCTCAAACTTCTGAGAAGGCGGAAGCAATACGAGCAACCATAAATTAA
- a CDS encoding sensor domain-containing diguanylate cyclase: MLQKERIANVFIIAMIVTLSILNNVLLSSNILIHLILVLLIFVVLWKLSMQNKQLHLDLQSLSTENQQLHLDVQSLTAKKKQLHQDTQRLSAENQHLHLEVERLSAENQQLQHKSFELEEAFNSSFGGIFIYDLRTHKLTLSAGFEQIYGHSVQELSKDQQLFYDLIHPQDLEEYTDNTSNLLLGEPIQSEFRISHPQYGTRWILKIAKPIKNDADEVIKISGQIIDITKQKELEIELKQLAYYDEITDLPNRKLLNRHIEKALARSKRHNHNFTIMFIDIDDFKKVNDTQGHDAGDILLKKIARRLIECIREEDLIARIGGDEFVLVFEETCKTDIEVIAQRILDYVALPYNINGEEAKISLSIGISMYPDDGENKETLIIHADKAMYSAKNNGKNNFKIYSSDLDDMELKKEGIVTKLLNKIQTMSS, encoded by the coding sequence ATGTTACAAAAAGAAAGAATAGCAAACGTTTTTATAATAGCTATGATAGTTACTTTATCGATACTAAACAATGTTCTTCTCAGTTCTAACATTCTCATACATTTAATTTTAGTATTGCTTATTTTTGTTGTCCTTTGGAAACTTAGCATGCAAAATAAGCAACTGCACCTGGATCTTCAAAGCTTATCGACTGAGAATCAGCAACTTCACCTAGATGTTCAAAGTTTAACAGCGAAAAAAAAGCAACTGCACCAGGACACTCAAAGATTATCCGCTGAAAATCAGCATTTACACCTAGAAGTCGAAAGATTATCCGCGGAAAACCAGCAATTGCAACATAAATCATTCGAGCTAGAGGAAGCTTTCAACTCATCTTTTGGTGGGATTTTTATTTATGACCTACGAACGCATAAACTTACTTTGTCAGCAGGGTTTGAACAAATTTACGGCCACTCAGTTCAGGAGTTGTCTAAAGATCAGCAGTTGTTCTATGATTTAATTCACCCACAAGATTTAGAGGAATACACTGACAATACAAGCAACCTTTTGCTGGGCGAACCGATTCAATCAGAATTTCGCATTTCTCATCCGCAATACGGTACCCGCTGGATACTTAAAATAGCAAAGCCTATAAAAAATGATGCGGACGAAGTAATTAAAATAAGTGGTCAGATTATTGATATAACAAAACAAAAAGAACTGGAAATCGAGCTTAAACAGCTTGCCTATTATGATGAAATAACTGACTTACCAAACAGAAAACTGTTGAATCGTCATATTGAAAAAGCGTTAGCACGCTCAAAGCGTCACAACCATAATTTTACGATTATGTTTATTGACATTGACGACTTTAAAAAAGTTAATGACACACAAGGTCACGATGCAGGCGATATTCTATTAAAAAAAATAGCAAGACGATTAATTGAATGTATTCGCGAAGAAGACTTAATTGCTCGCATAGGTGGAGATGAATTCGTCTTGGTGTTCGAGGAAACATGTAAAACGGATATTGAAGTTATTGCGCAAAGAATACTAGATTATGTAGCCTTGCCTTACAATATTAATGGTGAAGAAGCAAAAATCTCCCTAAGTATTGGCATCAGTATGTATCCAGATGATGGTGAAAATAAAGAAACTCTCATTATACATGCCGACAAAGCGATGTACTCTGCCAAAAACAACGGAAAAAACAATTTTAAAATCTACTCTTCCGATTTAGACGATATGGAATTGAAAAAAGAAGGCATTGTAACTAAGCTGTTAAATAAGATTCAAACTATGAGTTCGTAA
- a CDS encoding sensor domain-containing diguanylate cyclase, which produces MNMPTYIEQRNELMAKLLCGFYVLELIINVLVEGLDMLFPPVGLVFCLVLILLVYKRIAPNITMYIIITSLYGYLFYLITDYPYLVNFMFVYIGLVLSSIYQSYKAIMYAGVLTVGLTFYSFFSFHNEIFPNVSTSDLVYLVMFAAFITIFFLFYIRFITSIVDRSNETQQKLQYTLDSANIVTWSYEIDTGFLKLSNSNGTFSFLERDYKSDTIFLHSLLHEDDVSEVAFLEERLRNGFSQTHEFRFELDAKTIWVECHGYPVKYEGSITHVEGVLIDITRRKELEAHMTYMAYHDHLTGLPNRMMLKTWYPQVIKKCKNKFAVMFIDFDNFKNINDTYGHDIGDKVLKEVTNQLKEALRATDMLSRIGGDEFTAVIANVDIDKALDVANRILEELQNGVMIEGHHIEVTASIGVCYPERELELEKLLQYADEAMYNAKQEGKNQISIWNEKDILNKNIS; this is translated from the coding sequence ATGAATATGCCTACATATATTGAACAGCGAAATGAACTAATGGCGAAGCTTTTATGTGGATTTTATGTACTAGAATTAATTATCAATGTTTTAGTAGAAGGGCTTGACATGTTATTTCCTCCAGTGGGCTTAGTTTTCTGTCTTGTTCTCATACTGCTTGTATACAAACGAATCGCCCCTAACATAACTATGTATATTATAATTACCTCATTGTATGGCTATTTATTTTATCTCATCACGGATTATCCGTATTTAGTAAACTTTATGTTTGTTTATATAGGACTTGTGCTGAGTTCCATCTATCAAAGCTATAAAGCAATTATGTATGCAGGTGTACTCACGGTAGGGCTCACATTTTACAGCTTTTTTTCTTTTCATAATGAGATTTTTCCGAATGTTTCAACATCAGACTTGGTGTATCTAGTCATGTTTGCTGCCTTTATTACAATTTTCTTCTTATTTTACATCCGCTTTATAACATCAATTGTCGATAGATCAAATGAAACACAGCAGAAGCTTCAATATACACTAGATAGTGCGAATATTGTGACATGGTCGTATGAGATTGATACGGGTTTTTTAAAACTTTCTAACAGCAATGGGACATTCAGCTTTTTAGAGAGAGATTACAAAAGTGACACGATCTTTTTACATAGCTTGCTACATGAGGATGATGTAAGTGAGGTCGCATTTCTTGAGGAACGTCTAAGAAATGGGTTCTCGCAGACACATGAATTTCGCTTTGAGCTGGATGCAAAAACGATTTGGGTGGAGTGTCATGGCTATCCTGTGAAGTATGAGGGAAGCATTACACATGTTGAAGGAGTTTTAATTGATATAACACGCAGAAAAGAACTCGAAGCGCACATGACCTATATGGCCTATCACGACCATTTAACTGGATTGCCTAATCGTATGATGTTAAAAACATGGTATCCGCAAGTGATTAAGAAGTGTAAAAATAAGTTTGCCGTTATGTTTATTGATTTTGACAATTTTAAAAATATCAATGATACATATGGTCACGATATAGGTGACAAAGTGTTGAAAGAGGTTACTAATCAACTAAAAGAGGCTTTGCGTGCAACAGATATGCTGTCGCGTATCGGTGGTGACGAATTCACCGCTGTCATTGCCAATGTTGATATTGACAAAGCGCTCGATGTAGCAAATCGAATTTTGGAAGAACTACAAAACGGAGTCATGATAGAAGGTCACCACATCGAAGTAACAGCTAGCATTGGGGTGTGCTATCCAGAGCGTGAACTAGAGCTGGAAAAACTTTTGCAGTACGCTGACGAGGCGATGTATAATGCTAAGCAAGAAGGAAAAAATCAAATTTCTATTTGGAACGAAAAAGATATTTTAAATAAAAATATATCATAA